In Erigeron canadensis isolate Cc75 chromosome 6, C_canadensis_v1, whole genome shotgun sequence, the following are encoded in one genomic region:
- the LOC122604364 gene encoding uncharacterized protein LOC122604364 → MSWSWRKILQIRPTIRHLFWHKIGNGKFVSAWFDTWCDLGPLSNLFAFRDIFAAGLNLKSKVSDIVVDGNWVSPIRDQLSHLAPPSLAEDNGDKICLRYDNVDHDFSVANVWDAIRPRDVEVPWFKVVWFTHCIPKHAFIYDSHDHLFFECQFAGKVWKDICLNVGLDFFSSRWNVILANVSQFAESRKAECIIAKLVLAATTYFV, encoded by the exons ATGTCTTGGAGCTGGAGGAAAATTCTTCAGATTAGACCGACTATAAGGCACCTTTTTTGGCACAAAATTGGGAATGGCAAATTTGTGTCGGCCTGGTTCGATACCTGGTGTGACCTTGGTCCACTAtctaacttatttgcttttcgTGACATATTTGCTGCAGGTCTTAATCTCAAGTCGAAAGTGTCAGATATTGTGGTAGATGGGAATTGGGTATCGCCTATTCGTGATCAGCTTTCACATCTTGCTCCCCCTTCTCTCGCTGAGGACAATGGTGATAAGATTTGCTTGAGGTATGACAATGTTGATCATGATTTTTCAGTTGCAAATGTATGGGATGCTATTCGTCCGAGAGATGTTGAAGTTCCATGGTTTAAGGTTGTTTGGTTTACACATTGTATTCCTAAACATGCTTTCATCTATG ATTCTCATGATCACCTTTTCTTTGAGTGTCAATTTGCGGGGAAAGTTTGGAAAGATATCTGTTTAAATGTTGGGTTGGATTTCTTTTCATCCCGTTGGAATGTTATCTTGGCAAATGTTTCTCAATTTGCTGAAAGCAGGAAAGCGGAGTGTATTATTGCTAAGTTGGTGCTTGCAGCAACTACGTATTTTGTGTGA